The uncultured Desulfatiglans sp. DNA window AGCGGCACCTTCGTGACCGCCCCCGCGATCTCGGCATGCCCGATGTTTCGCATGGCCGTCACCTGGGCCTCCTTGGAGGGAACGGTGAAGTTGATCCACTTGACGCGCTTCTCGGGAAGAGCCAGGGCGGTGTTGGGGGAGATTCCGGTCGGCTCGAGCCGCTCGGGCTGGAACGGCAGGGTCTTGATCGCCATCCGCGTCACGATCCCGAGGCAGCCCCGCAGACCCGTGTAGCCCCTCAGAAGCCCGCGCAGGTCCGGGCCCGGACCCTCGCCCCAGAAGGGATCGTCCCCGGTGGCCAGGGAGCCCATCCGCAGGATTTCGCCGTCCGGCATCACCACCTCGGTCCCGAGGATCCGGCGGTGCGGCAGTCCGATCCGGTGGCTGAGCGGCGACCACCCGTCCCCGATCAGGTTCGCGATGGCCGAGGCCTGCGCCCCGCCCCCACCGATCACCACGTAGGCCCCGTGGCGCATGCACTCCTCCTGGATGGGGGAATAGACCATCCCCGGGCCCACCTCGACGTAGAAATGCTTTTCGTCCAGCACGAAGTCATTCATGCGCTTGAGGTCGATCAGGAGCGCATCTTCGACATGCGGGTGGGAGCGCGGTCCATAGAAGCCGGTGCTGTAAGGGACATAAGGGATGTCGTGGCGGTAGCAGATCCGCACGATGCGCTGCACCTCTTCGGTCGTCCGCGGCATGATGATACAACCCGGAATCTTGGTCATGACCCGCTCATAGCCAAGACCGTTTTCGTATCCGCCCGGTCCACTCCGGTAGCTTTCGCAGATCACCGGATCGTCCGAGATATATTCAGGCCCGACGACGGCTTTTAGCGCCTGGTAGATTTCCTTCGTAATGGCTGGCATGATTTACCTCCTTCAGCCTGGATGTCCATTGGTCGAAACAAGAGTATTCCTGCAAACGCTTCGCCCCGGCGTCCAACGGTTGCGGACACCCGGCGCGGCGGCGGTTCCTGAGCGTATCCTCCGATCCCCTCTGAACCGCAGCCCCTTCGGATGAAAGCCCCGCCTTCCCGGGGTGAGGCATCGATTATCCCTCG harbors:
- a CDS encoding FAD binding domain protein, producing the protein MPAITKEIYQALKAVVGPEYISDDPVICESYRSGPGGYENGLGYERVMTKIPGCIIMPRTTEEVQRIVRICYRHDIPYVPYSTGFYGPRSHPHVEDALLIDLKRMNDFVLDEKHFYVEVGPGMVYSPIQEECMRHGAYVVIGGGGAQASAIANLIGDGWSPLSHRIGLPHRRILGTEVVMPDGEILRMGSLATGDDPFWGEGPGPDLRGLLRGYTGLRGCLGIVTRMAIKTLPFQPERLEPTGISPNTALALPEKRVKWINFTVPSKEAQVTAMRNIGHAEIAGAVTKVPLFWRAIAKAECKEEFWDIWGKENEESIANFFIVRVLLIGFTSEEQMEYDERVLMDIMTEVGGVARRTKPSDESWIKNADSAGMWLMCGGYVSVDYVIESLTQAPDHGPSYAELKKKYTPPLMPDYGDPGWFQSFELGHQGYSEFLIYWDQDDDTDPVDQFYVDTSKMNIKNRFYTSLLGPHQPLYLTGPKYGPNYHEFLLKVKNEFDPKWRSHPPVPLAHDLFVDRAPWMHAMRDWDSPADILGDSGGRE
- a CDS encoding hypothetical protein (Evidence 5 : Unknown function); its protein translation is MPHPGKAGLSSEGAAVQRGSEDTLRNRRRAGCPQPLDAGAKRLQEYSCFDQWTSRLKEVNHASHYEGNLPGAKSRRRA